The DNA region CTGCCGGGGGCGGATCCAGACGGTGCGGTCGGCCTCGGTGGAGACGTCGCGGGTGCGCTGGCCCGCGGGCAGGACGGCGACGAAGAAGAACGTGTCGTAGCGGCGGGGTTCGAACTCCGGGGTGATCCAGCGGGCCCACGCGCCGAGCAGATCGCTGCGCAGGACCAGGCCCCGGCGGTCGAGGAACTCGGCGAAGGACACCTCGCGGGCGACCAGGGCGACGCGGTCGGCCTCCCAGTCGTCGCCGGTGGTGTCGCCGACGACGGTGTCCGGGGTCGGCCCGGCGAGCAGCACGCCCGCCTCCTCGAACGTCTCGCGGACGGCCGCGCACACGATGGCCTGGGCCGCCGCCTCGTCCACACCCAGGCGGGCCGCCCACGCGGTGCGCGGCGGGCCCGCCCAGCGGACGTGGTGGTCGTCGTCGCGCGGGTCGACGCCGCCACCGGGGTAGGCGTAGGCGCCGCCCGCGAACGCCATCGAGGCGCTGCGGCGCAGCATGTGCACTTCGGGGCCCGGGCCGTGCGCTTCGGGCCCCGCCCCGTGCCCCTCGGGCCCCTCGGGCCCCGC from Streptomyces flavofungini includes:
- a CDS encoding NUDIX hydrolase, whose product is MANGQWYPPEWPDRVRALAAGELTPAAPRPAATVMLLRDTPDTGAGPEGPEGHGAGPEAHGPGPEVHMLRRSASMAFAGGAYAYPGGGVDPRDDDHHVRWAGPPRTAWAARLGVDEAAAQAIVCAAVRETFEEAGVLLAGPTPDTVVGDTTGDDWEADRVALVAREVSFAEFLDRRGLVLRSDLLGAWARWITPEFEPRRYDTFFFVAVLPAGQRTRDVSTEADRTVWIRPRQAAERYDRGELLMMPPTIATLRQLDGTATAADALAAAASRDLTPVIARARLEDGELVLSWPGHDEFTKHIPVGGTA